Within the Candidatus Omnitrophota bacterium genome, the region AGTGTGGAGCTCTGGTCCGGTACGGGCCTGGGCGCGAGCTTTGGGGGAGACCAGCTCGGGGCGAATCAGCGCCAGGATACCTTTTTCTGGACGCGCTTACTGGGTGTGGACACGCAGTTCAATGTGGCCCAAGACTTGGACTGGGCCACACAGACCCTGGGTGTGCAACTGGGCCGCTGGATGGGGAGCAAGTACATTCAGCTCAGCGGCGGCAAGACTTATTGGGAGGGCCTGGGAAGCCGGATCATCTGGCAGAACGAATACAGCGGTTCTGTCTGGACACAGAGCGGCAGCGGCTTAACGCTTTCTTATACCCAGGATGACTTCTATCTTTGGAATTACTATTACACGGGTTTTGATTATCCAGTTCCCAAGTGGGACGGCTATGTGACCTTGAGCGCCGAGCTCACTGAGGGGCAGGGGTGGAATGATTACACTGCTGCACTTCAGGTGAGTGGCAGGTACTAGTCGAGCAGGACCACCGACGCGGGGCGGTGGAAAGTAGAAGTACAACTACGTAAAACAGTAACAACAGGAGGAACACTAATGTCCAAAGGTATCAAAATTGCCTTGGCTCTCGTCCTCGTTGCCGGCCTAGGTGTTTGGTCGAGTCAACTGGCGTTGGCTGCTTTCCCTAAGGCACCCAAGTCTCCGTTCGGCCCGACGGCTCCCACAGGTCCGGCCAGCCCCGGTGTCCCCACCGCCCCGACAGGTCCAACGGGTCCGGATGCTCCGGTTCCGCCGACAGGCCCGACGGGCCCGGATTCTCCGGTTCCGCCAACAGGCCCGACGGGTCCGGATTCTCCGGTTCCGCCAACAGGCCCGACAGGTCCTGCGTCTCCGACAGGTCCGGTGGGTCCGGTGGGTCCGGATTCTCCGGTTCCGCCAGCAGGCCCGACAGGTCCGGTCCCCCCGGTTCCGGTTAGCAGCGTGGGTGGAGACAGCGTACCCGAATAAGAACCAGTTAACACTGGGGAACACAGTTAGAAGGCGCCGGCTCTCGTTCGTTAGAGAGTCGGCGTTTTCTTGTATACTGGGATTACAATGTCACTGACTGAGTTTCCCATAGAACGTAAAGGCTTCGGCCGTGCGGTGTTTTGCTTTGGCGTCCTTGTCACGGTTTACTTCCTAACCAGCTTGGGTGTGGCCTCCCTCCTCCGATTCCCTTTGTTTGGCGCAGGTGTTCTGGGTCTTTTCGCGATTGCTTTTGTGTTTGCAGGTTGGCAGTTCCTGCATTTTGGGCGCAATGCAGTGCGAAGATTACGTTTGCTGACAGGCGTTGTGGAACTAGATAAAGACGACCGCTTTCATCAAAGGCTGGCGAATATCGTGGAGGAGCTTTGTGCTGCAGCCGGTGAAAAGAGACCGCTTGAATGCGCTGTTTTGCCCAGCTGTGCTTCCAATGCCTTTGTGGCCGAGGACTTGGGACTCAAACCTTTGGTAGTGATCAGTGAGGGAATGCTTTCGCATCTTTCCAGACCGGAACTGCTGGCAGTGGTGGCCAAGCTTGTAGCGGAGATTCGCACAGGGATTGCGCTTAACCGGACGCTTGCGTGCGGGCTCTTTGCCTTCTCACAAAAGCGGTTTTTGCATTGGGCGTCCCGGGGGCTCCAGCTCTTTGCGCCGCGCTGTTTGCATTTGCAGAGCGATGCTCTCGGGGCTGAGCTCTGCCGGGACCCGATGAGTCTGGCTTCGGCTCTTTATGAGATCGCACACCGCTGGAGGGGAGAGACGCGTTTTGGAGCCGGCTGCGAGGCGCTTTTTGTGATGGATCCTGCGGTGAGGTCTCTGGAGGAGAAGAACTCTTTGTGGGCGGAGCTCCGGGCCTCTCATCCTCCTCTCAAAAAGCGTTTGGATGCTTTATTGAAGCGTGTGCGTTTGGAGCTGGATGCCCGGTGTCCTAAAGCCCAGGCTGTGACGTGGTTTGTGCATGATGCCAACGGAGTCTGGCAGGGGCCGCTGGACCTTGCAGGCTTTTCGCGTTTGGATGGAGTGCTGGCCGGTAGCTGGGTGGCGAGTTGCAACACGCTCCAAGTGAAGCGGTTGGGAGAGGACGTGACTCTGGCTCAGGCCTGGCGTGCCAAAGAGGGTGGAGGAACTTCCTCCTTGGAGAAAAGTACTTTGGAGTCCCCGGTTTTCCGTCAGCCCATGCTCCAAACAAGTTATGAGAAGGCGCCCTTCTATTTCTGTCCTTTTTCCGAAGGATGTCTTGTGGCCGAGAGTAAGCTTGTGTCCGTGGTGCGGCGGTACCAAAAGGCAGCCACAAGCCGCAGTGCCAGAATGGCTGCCTTTGCTCAACAGGCTGGTCCTGCCCCGGGCGTCAAGTTGCGCCAGGGGGGCTACGAGGGCTTTTCCTGGCCGCGCTGCCCGGTTTCCTGCCGCAAGCTGGAGCGCCGTTTCTACAAGTCCGGGCTCGCGGTGGAGGTGGATGCCTCTCCAAAACAGGGCCTTCTTTGGATAGGGAGGGAGGAAATGACGCTCCTGGGCTGCGTCTTCAGGGAGCGCCGCTCCCTGTGATAAACTAAGGCCCTTATGTATCTTCTCGGTATTTCCGCCTTCTACCATGACAGCGCCGCGTGCCTTCTGAGGGATGGCGAGCTCATAGCAGCCGCGCAGGAAGAACGCTTCACGCGCAAAAAGCACGATCCGGGATTTCCCTCCAATGCGATCCAAAGCTGTTTGGATCAAGCGGGAATTGCGCTCGAGCATGTCGAGGCCTTGGTTTTTTACGACAAACCCTTTGTGAAGTTTGAGCGTTTGGCCGAAACCTATCTTGCGGTGGCTCCGCTCGGGATCCGTTCCTTTATCAAGGCCATGCCGCTCTGGCTCAAAGAGAAGTTGGATCTGCGGCGGACCATCTCCAAGACCGTGGACTTCAAGGGCTCCATCCTTTTCTCGGATCACCACCAGTCCCATGCTGCTTCGGCCTTCTATCCCAGCCCTTATCAGGAGGCGGCCTTCTTGACAGTGGACGGGGTGGGAGAGTGGACCACCACGAGCTACGGAATCGGCCGCGGCCCGGAATTGGAGTTCCTCAAGGAGATCCACTTCCCGCATTCCCTGGGCATGCTGTATTCGGCGTTTACCTACTACACCGGGTTCCGGGTCAATTCCGGCGAGTACAAACTGATGGGACTCGCCCCCTATGGGGAACCCAAGTATGCGCAGACGATACGCGATCACCTGATTGATGTGCATGAGGATGGCTCCTACCGCTTGCACATGCGGTATTTCAACTATCTTTCGGGCCTGACCATGACGAACGCGCGCTTTGATTGCTTGTTCGGCGGCCCTCCGCGCAAGGCCGAGTCGCCCATCACCCAACGCGAAATGGATATTGCCGCTTCCGTGCAGGTTGTTCTTGAAGAGATCTTGCTCAAGATCGTGCGGCATGTGCACAAGGAGACCGGGCAAAAGAATCTCTGTTTGGCTGGCGGGGTGGCTCTCAACTGTGTGGCTAATGGGAGGATCCTCAGGGAAGGTCCTTTTGAGAATCTGTGGATCCAGCCTGCGTCTTCGGATTCCGGAGGCGCCCTGGGCGCGGCGTTTGCAGCCTGGCACCGCTATTACGAAAAGCCCCGCTTTGCTAACAATGTGGATGATGCGCAAAAGGGCTCGCTCCTGGGCCCCTCCTTTTCCGATGATGAGATACGCAGGTACTTGGATCAGAACCAGATTCCTTATCAGCAGCACCCGGAGGCGGAACTCTATGAGACTGTGGCTCAGCTTCTGGACGAGGGGGCGGTAGTCGGTTGGTTCCAGGGACCCATGGAGTTCGGGCCACGTGCCTTGGGTGCGCGCAGCATCTTAGGGGATCCGCGTTCTGCTGAGATGCAGTCCCGGCTAAACTTGAAAATCAAGTTCCGGGAGAGCTTTCGGCCTTTTGCTCCGAGTGCTCTGGAGGAACATGCCGGAGAGTATTTTGATGTGGGGGACAAGAGCCCTTATATGCTGCTTACGGGTAAGGTCAGTGAGAATTGTATGCGTCCCATAAGCGAAGCAGATGCGAAAAAGCAAGGCCTGGAAAAGTTGAGCGTGCTTCGTTCGACTATTCCGGCCGTAACCCATGTCAATGGCTCTGCGCGCCTGCAAACAGTCTCGGCCAAGACCAACCCGCGCTTTCACAAGCTCTTGCAGGCTTTTCATAAGCGGACCGGTTGCCCGGTTTTGATCAACACCTCTTTTAATGTGAGGGGCGAGCCGATTGTGTGCACCCCGCAGGACGCCTACAACTGTTTTCGAAGGACTTTTATGGATTATCTGGTGATGGGGAATATAGTGCTGGAAAAGAAGAAGGTGGATTCTTCCCAGGCCCCGGAACCCGAACCGATATCGCTCATACCGGATTGAGTGAGGAGTCAGGGACGGTTCTTTGAGGACATTAGGGGACATATCTCCTTCGGAGAAATGTCCCCTGGAACTCCGTAAGAACCGTCCCTGTAAGTGGAGGCTCATGCAATACTCAAAACCAACTCTCTTTGAACTCCGTAATTTCGGTTTTGTTCTCGCCGGCATTCTGTGTGCCTTCGGCGGTCTTTTTCATTGGCGGCATGGCGAGCTCAACTGGGCGGTCTACGGCCTGTTTCCTTTGGCCAGCGCGCTCAGCGGACTCTGTTGGCCGCCCCTGTTGTTTCCTGTGCATCGTGTTTTGACTTGGCTGGGCGGTATTCTCGGTTGGGTGAATACGCGCATTATTCTGGGCCTGACCTTTTACTTGGTCGCGGCTCCGATCGGCCTATTGATGCGGCTGCTGGGCAAGGACCCGATGCAGCGCAAGCTTTTCCCCGGGCAGGAGACTTACTGGATTCCCAGTGAGCACAAGCGCTCCCCCAAGGAAGAATTCGAAACTCCCTACTAGCCGGCCGCAATATCCTGCCGGCCTTGAATTCGCTGCCTTCCCTTAGTAGAATACTGCGCATGGCGCAACAAAGCTTTCTCCGGGAATTCTGGAACTTTATGAAAATCCGCAAGCGGTATTGGCTCACCCCCATGGTGGTTGTTCTGCTCCTGCTGGGCACCCTGGTGGTGCTCACCGAGGGATCCGCAGTGGCGCCCTTCATTTACGCGCTCTTCTAGTATTTGACCCTACCTCGTCGCGGCCCTAAAATGTGCGGAGACAATCTGTTGGCTTATCCACACCCGGAGACCCATTATGGCAAAAGTCTTTGTTCCCGACTCGCCCGACGAGATGTTCGGCAAGCGTTTCAACCGCTTTAAGAACTTGTTCCAGCGCTTCTCCAAGGGCGGGCCGGTTCTCGTTCTCCTCATCATCTTTATCACCCTATTTGTTAGCACCTGTCTCACTTATGTGGGACCCTACGAATACGGCATCAAGCAGGTGAATCTGGGTCTCAATAAGGGTATTCATAAGAAGGTCTATTTGACAGGCTTGCATTTCTTGGCGCCCTTTGGGATTCACACCATGCACCGATTTCCCAAGAATACCCAGGTCGTGGAGTTGACGGACTATCCGGGCGAGAAACCCTTCAGAAGGCGCGTGGAAAAGTCGGCCCATATTCAGACTTCCGACGGGTTCTATGTGGATGTGGATGTGTCCATCCTCTATCGCATTACCGATCCGTACAAAGTGATCACGACCGTGGGGCCGGGACGGCTGTACGAGGATAACGGGATTCTTCCCAAGGTGGAGCCCAAGCTCAAAGAGGCTTTGGGCACCATGACCACTGAGGAATTTTTCAACAGCCCTCTGCGCGCCGAGAGGGCCCTTGTGGCCAGAGGGCTTCTGAACACAGAGCTCGGTGCCAAGGGCATTGAAGTGCAACACGTGTTGGTGCGGTATTTCAAGTACAGCCCGGAGATTCAGAAGAATATCGAGGAAAAGAAGTTGCGCGATCAGCTTGTCTTTACAAACCAGGCTAAGGGCCGCGCCTCGAATCAGCAGGCCTTGGTCAAAAAGATGGCTGAGGAGGGGGAAGCCTCTCTTAAAGTGCTGATGGAGGGGGGGAATGCCTATGTGGTGAAGAAGAACGCTGAAAGAGATTTGTATGTGCGCACCCAGCGGGCCGAGGCTGATCTATTGGTCAAGCTCGCA harbors:
- a CDS encoding SPFH domain-containing protein, with the protein product MAKVFVPDSPDEMFGKRFNRFKNLFQRFSKGGPVLVLLIIFITLFVSTCLTYVGPYEYGIKQVNLGLNKGIHKKVYLTGLHFLAPFGIHTMHRFPKNTQVVELTDYPGEKPFRRRVEKSAHIQTSDGFYVDVDVSILYRITDPYKVITTVGPGRLYEDNGILPKVEPKLKEALGTMTTEEFFNSPLRAERALVARGLLNTELGAKGIEVQHVLVRYFKYSPEIQKNIEEKKLRDQLVFTNQAKGRASNQQALVKKMAEEGEASLKVLMEGGNAYVVKKNAERDLYVRTQRAEADLLVKLAEAQKTELINDAYRNEGSDKLVGLRMAEVYKGLDVIVLPSSGEGGINPLDLNQTLGLFGVNENKGGGQ
- a CDS encoding M48 family metalloprotease, producing MSLTEFPIERKGFGRAVFCFGVLVTVYFLTSLGVASLLRFPLFGAGVLGLFAIAFVFAGWQFLHFGRNAVRRLRLLTGVVELDKDDRFHQRLANIVEELCAAAGEKRPLECAVLPSCASNAFVAEDLGLKPLVVISEGMLSHLSRPELLAVVAKLVAEIRTGIALNRTLACGLFAFSQKRFLHWASRGLQLFAPRCLHLQSDALGAELCRDPMSLASALYEIAHRWRGETRFGAGCEALFVMDPAVRSLEEKNSLWAELRASHPPLKKRLDALLKRVRLELDARCPKAQAVTWFVHDANGVWQGPLDLAGFSRLDGVLAGSWVASCNTLQVKRLGEDVTLAQAWRAKEGGGTSSLEKSTLESPVFRQPMLQTSYEKAPFYFCPFSEGCLVAESKLVSVVRRYQKAATSRSARMAAFAQQAGPAPGVKLRQGGYEGFSWPRCPVSCRKLERRFYKSGLAVEVDASPKQGLLWIGREEMTLLGCVFRERRSL
- a CDS encoding carbamoyltransferase, yielding MYLLGISAFYHDSAACLLRDGELIAAAQEERFTRKKHDPGFPSNAIQSCLDQAGIALEHVEALVFYDKPFVKFERLAETYLAVAPLGIRSFIKAMPLWLKEKLDLRRTISKTVDFKGSILFSDHHQSHAASAFYPSPYQEAAFLTVDGVGEWTTTSYGIGRGPELEFLKEIHFPHSLGMLYSAFTYYTGFRVNSGEYKLMGLAPYGEPKYAQTIRDHLIDVHEDGSYRLHMRYFNYLSGLTMTNARFDCLFGGPPRKAESPITQREMDIAASVQVVLEEILLKIVRHVHKETGQKNLCLAGGVALNCVANGRILREGPFENLWIQPASSDSGGALGAAFAAWHRYYEKPRFANNVDDAQKGSLLGPSFSDDEIRRYLDQNQIPYQQHPEAELYETVAQLLDEGAVVGWFQGPMEFGPRALGARSILGDPRSAEMQSRLNLKIKFRESFRPFAPSALEEHAGEYFDVGDKSPYMLLTGKVSENCMRPISEADAKKQGLEKLSVLRSTIPAVTHVNGSARLQTVSAKTNPRFHKLLQAFHKRTGCPVLINTSFNVRGEPIVCTPQDAYNCFRRTFMDYLVMGNIVLEKKKVDSSQAPEPEPISLIPD